A part of Aquibium oceanicum genomic DNA contains:
- a CDS encoding GcvT family protein: MKSHVKAVVIGGGVVGCSVLYHLAKAGWTDIMLIERSELTSGSTWHAAGGFHTLNGDPNVAKLQAYTISLYEELEKMTGQACGLHLVGGFQMADTPERMDFLRLVHAKCRYLGMDTELVTPSEAKAMFPIMDETNFVGALWDPVEGHLDPSGTTHAYAKAARMLGAEIVLRNPVKELTQEPDGTWNVITEQGTVKCEHVVNAGGLWAREIGRMVGLELPVLAMEHMYLLTEDMPEVMEFNKATGRELCHVIDFRGEIYTRQERQGMLLGTYEKACKPWSPVNTPWDFGHELLQPDIDRIAPSLEVGFRHFPAIEKAGIKQIINGPFTFAPDGNPLVGPVQGLTNFWSACAVMAGFSQGGGVGLALSNWMVNGDPGFDVWGMDVSRFGEWAGLRYTNAKVRENYSRRFSIRFPNEELPAARPAQTTPLYDIMLSQNAVMGDSWGLETPLWFAPKGTEPKDIVSFHRSNDFEHVGNEVRGVRERVGVTEIANFAKYEVSGAGAEDFLNRLMTNRMPKYGRIVLTPMLNERGKLIGDFTIAKAGDERFMIWGSSAAQKYHMRWFENHLPKDASVRIHRFDQTLVGLSIAGPKSQELLQKLVDEDVSSKAFRFMDFRKMAVGGAPCMVNRITYTGDLGYEIWMAPAYERKVYAAIKEAGEEFGIVDFGMRALLSMRLEKNFPTWFRELRPIYGPFEGSMDRFVKLEKNDFIGRDAAAKEKADGPKLRRVSMIVDALDADVMGDEPIWARVGDKDYGTVEAAHGHGPKRYDAEGKIAGPSPAEKGAASILGSVDGEWRVVGWVTSGGYGHYVQKSMAQGYVPAELADDESENLFEIEILGHRRPARINVEPPFDPAGEKMRG, from the coding sequence ATGAAATCCCACGTCAAGGCAGTCGTCATCGGCGGTGGCGTCGTCGGCTGCTCGGTGCTCTACCACCTGGCCAAGGCCGGCTGGACCGACATCATGCTCATCGAGCGGTCGGAGCTGACGTCCGGCTCGACCTGGCACGCGGCCGGCGGCTTCCATACGCTGAATGGCGATCCCAACGTCGCCAAGCTGCAGGCCTACACGATCTCGCTCTACGAGGAGCTGGAGAAGATGACCGGGCAGGCCTGCGGGCTGCACCTGGTCGGCGGCTTCCAGATGGCCGATACGCCCGAACGCATGGATTTCCTGCGCCTGGTGCACGCCAAGTGCCGCTATCTCGGCATGGACACCGAACTGGTCACGCCGTCCGAGGCCAAGGCCATGTTCCCGATCATGGACGAGACCAACTTCGTCGGCGCCCTGTGGGACCCCGTCGAAGGCCATCTCGACCCCTCGGGCACCACGCACGCCTACGCCAAGGCGGCGAGGATGCTGGGCGCCGAGATCGTGCTGCGCAATCCGGTCAAGGAACTGACGCAGGAGCCGGACGGCACCTGGAACGTGATTACCGAGCAGGGCACGGTCAAGTGCGAGCACGTCGTGAATGCCGGCGGGCTGTGGGCGCGCGAGATCGGCCGTATGGTCGGGCTCGAACTCCCCGTGCTCGCCATGGAGCACATGTACCTGCTCACCGAGGACATGCCGGAGGTGATGGAGTTCAACAAGGCGACCGGCCGCGAGCTCTGCCATGTCATCGATTTCCGCGGCGAGATCTACACCCGCCAGGAACGCCAGGGCATGCTGCTCGGCACTTACGAGAAGGCTTGCAAGCCCTGGTCGCCGGTCAACACGCCGTGGGATTTCGGCCACGAACTGCTGCAGCCCGACATCGACCGCATAGCGCCGTCGCTGGAAGTCGGCTTCCGCCACTTCCCCGCGATCGAGAAGGCCGGCATCAAGCAGATCATCAACGGCCCCTTCACCTTCGCCCCCGACGGCAATCCGCTGGTCGGCCCCGTCCAGGGCCTCACCAACTTCTGGTCGGCCTGCGCGGTCATGGCGGGCTTCTCACAGGGTGGCGGCGTGGGGCTCGCGCTGTCGAACTGGATGGTGAACGGCGACCCGGGCTTCGACGTCTGGGGCATGGACGTTTCCCGCTTCGGAGAGTGGGCCGGCCTGCGCTACACCAACGCCAAGGTGCGTGAAAACTATTCGCGCCGCTTCTCGATCCGCTTCCCCAACGAGGAGCTCCCCGCCGCACGTCCGGCTCAGACCACCCCGCTCTACGACATCATGCTATCGCAGAACGCCGTCATGGGCGATTCATGGGGACTCGAGACTCCGCTCTGGTTCGCGCCGAAAGGCACTGAGCCGAAGGACATCGTCTCCTTCCACCGTTCCAACGATTTCGAGCATGTCGGCAACGAGGTCCGCGGCGTGCGCGAACGCGTCGGCGTCACCGAGATCGCCAACTTCGCCAAATACGAGGTGTCAGGCGCGGGAGCGGAGGATTTCCTCAACCGGCTGATGACCAACCGCATGCCGAAGTACGGCCGCATCGTGCTCACCCCCATGCTCAACGAGCGTGGCAAGCTGATCGGCGATTTCACCATCGCCAAGGCGGGTGACGAACGCTTCATGATCTGGGGCTCGTCCGCCGCCCAGAAATACCACATGCGCTGGTTCGAGAACCACCTGCCGAAGGACGCTTCCGTCCGCATCCACCGCTTCGACCAGACGCTGGTCGGCCTCTCCATCGCCGGCCCGAAGTCGCAGGAACTGCTGCAGAAGCTCGTCGACGAGGACGTGTCGTCAAAAGCGTTCCGTTTCATGGATTTCCGCAAGATGGCGGTCGGCGGCGCGCCATGCATGGTCAACCGCATCACCTACACCGGCGATCTCGGCTACGAGATCTGGATGGCGCCGGCCTACGAACGCAAGGTCTACGCGGCCATCAAGGAGGCGGGCGAGGAGTTCGGCATCGTAGATTTCGGCATGCGCGCGCTGCTTTCCATGCGGCTAGAGAAGAACTTCCCCACCTGGTTCCGCGAGTTGCGCCCCATCTACGGCCCCTTCGAGGGCTCGATGGACCGTTTCGTCAAACTAGAGAAGAACGACTTCATCGGCCGCGACGCGGCGGCGAAGGAGAAGGCCGACGGCCCGAAGCTGCGTCGCGTCTCGATGATCGTCGACGCGCTCGATGCCGACGTGATGGGCGACGAGCCGATCTGGGCCAGGGTCGGCGACAAGGACTACGGCACCGTGGAAGCCGCCCACGGCCACGGCCCGAAGCGCTACGACGCCGAAGGCAAGATCGCCGGCCCCTCCCCCGCCGAGAAGGGCGCGGCCTCGATCCTGGGCAGCGTCGATGGCGAATGGCGCGTCGTCGGCTGGGTCACCTCGGGCGGCTACGGCCACTACGTGCAGAAATCGATGGCGCAAGGCTACGTCCCGGCCGAACTGGCCGACGACGAGAGCGAGAACCTGTTCGAGATCGAGATCCTCGGCCACCGCCGCCCCGCGCGCATCAACGTCGAGCCGCCGTTCGATCCGGCGGGCGAGAAGATGCGGGGGTGA
- a CDS encoding class I SAM-dependent methyltransferase, which produces MSRTVAMYADLTRNTNEFLKSIAHSRRLDQAARIVPIEPGQRIFDYGCGDGAFFNQLSRYTAKENLFGYDPWLLGEMTFEGATTFGAVPDFIDELAGTFDVVYCMEVCEHLSDAANAALLDNVARLGKAGAVFVFGVPIETGPSALLKNVFRWWKGGRQGANPSRIWRTTFSRPVDREWVDGWCGTHIGFDHRRFRETLVAHGFRIERTACLPLRGTTAVLNNEIYFVCRR; this is translated from the coding sequence GTGTCTAGAACCGTCGCGATGTACGCAGACCTCACCCGCAATACCAACGAATTCCTGAAGTCCATCGCGCATTCGCGGCGGCTCGACCAGGCCGCTCGCATCGTTCCGATCGAACCCGGCCAGAGGATCTTCGACTATGGCTGCGGCGACGGCGCGTTCTTCAACCAGCTCAGCCGGTATACGGCGAAGGAAAACCTGTTCGGCTACGATCCCTGGCTGCTCGGCGAGATGACCTTCGAGGGCGCCACGACCTTCGGCGCGGTGCCGGACTTCATCGACGAACTCGCGGGCACGTTCGACGTCGTCTACTGCATGGAGGTCTGCGAACATCTCTCCGACGCGGCCAACGCGGCGCTGCTCGACAACGTCGCCAGGCTCGGCAAGGCAGGCGCCGTCTTCGTTTTCGGCGTGCCGATCGAAACCGGGCCGTCGGCGCTGCTGAAGAACGTCTTTCGCTGGTGGAAGGGCGGAAGGCAGGGCGCCAACCCGTCACGGATCTGGCGCACGACCTTTTCGCGGCCGGTGGATCGCGAATGGGTGGACGGCTGGTGCGGCACCCATATCGGCTTCGACCACCGGCGGTTTCGCGAAACGCTCGTCGCGCACGGCTTCCGCATCGAGCGCACCGCCTGCCTGCCGTTGCGGGGCACCACGGCGGTGCTCAACAACGAGATCTACTTCGTCTGCAGGCGCTAA